The Novipirellula aureliae DNA window TTCAGCCCAACTTGGCAAACCTTCAAGGCGACACGCTGTTCTTGGATCTGGATGTCGTTTTGACAGGATCGCTCGACGATTTTTTTACCTACCAACCAGAATCCTTCTGCGTCATCCATGATTGGTTGGAAAAGCGTAGGGCTTGGATGCCAGGTCGTGATGGACGAGTGGGAAACACCTCGGTTTTCCGATTCAATCCCGAAAAACACGCTCGCGTCTACCATCATTTCTGTGATCATCAGTCCGAAGTGTTAGAGGAATTTCGTATTGAACAGCAATACGTGAGTCGAACCTTGATCGATGATTTGGCGTTTTGGCCGAGTGATTGGGTTTGCAGTTTCAAACGCAGTTGCCGACCTACTTTTCCGATGAATCTGATCCGCAGTCCCTACCAACCTAGCGACATGCGTGTGTTGGCGTTTCATGGCTATCCGTTGCCCGACCAAGCAATCGCTGGCTATTCGGCGGGACCGTTCAAGTCGACTCGTCCCGCAACCTGGTTGAAAGACTATTGGACCGACGCAGCCTAGTGCTTTGTCACAACGAAGAATGAAAACAAGATTCTTTCGTGGCTGTGGCTTCCAGCCGCAGCATACGAGGGCAACATGTCCCTCTCCACGATTCCGCCAAGCCTAACATCAAGCGGTGACAAAGCACGACTGGTTGGTCTAAATCCAATCTTCAGTGTGTGATCGTGGACGGGGTTACAATTCCCCTTCAATGCCGCGCCGAAACGACTCGAAACCTTGTCCACGACTCGAAACCTTGTCCACGACTCGATGGATCCGTATCTCATAACTGTAGAATGCATACGAAGGAGTTGAGGAATGCAAAATGACACGACGTCCAAGCGTGGTGGACCAAGAATCTTGATTGGTCAGCTCAGTCCGATTGGCGATGCGATTTTGACGTTACCGGTTGCATGCGCGTTGCGTTGTGAATTTCCAGATGCATACATCGGGTGGGTCGTTGAGAAGTTGGCGGCGCCGATTGTTTGTGGACATCCAGCGATTGATGCCGTCGTTCAGCTACCGCAGAAATGGTATCGTTCTGCCGGTGCGATTCGAAATGCCACCGCAAAGCTACGTCCCCATGAATTTGAGATTGCGATCGACTGCCAGGGTGCTACAAAATCGGCTCTCGCCGGGCGGATTTCCGGTGCGAAACAACGCATCGGGTACGCGGGAAGGTACAGTAACCCCATCGGCCGCTGGATGAACAACGTGCGAGTGGAACCCGCTTTTCGACATTTAACCGACCGCTCACTCGAACTACTCACACCACTTGGAATCCATTCGCCCGACATTCGATGGGATTTACCGATACCGGAAACGGCGGCCTTGTGGGCAAATCGCTGGCGACGGTCGATGAAACATCCTCGCTTAGCCGTGCTCAATCCCGGAGGGACTTGGAGATCGAAATTATGGGAAGTCGATCGATTCGCATCGACCGCCAAATACCTGCGAGACCGATATCAGTACAAGAGCGTTGTCGTTTGGGGCTCTGAATCCGAAAAGGAAATGGCGCTTCGAATTGTGGCTCGCTCGGATGATGCTTCAAGGTTGGCTCCCGACACGGATTTGTATCATCTGGCGGCCCTCATCCGTACGGCAAATTTGTATATCAGCGGTGATACTGGCCCGCTACATATGGCGGTTGCCGTCGGTACACCAGCGATCGGTTTGTACGGAGCCACCCGCCCCGGTGATAGTGGTCCGTACGGTCAGATTGCATTGCAAAGAGCCTACGAGCGAGGTTCACATCAACACCGCCGCCGCGCCGATAATTCCGCGATGCGTGCGATCGGAGTCGAGCATGTGTGCCAAGCAATTGACGAAATGGAAGCACGAGCAGCGATGGGACAACGAGCAGCGATGGGACAACGAGCAGCTTAGACAACGAGACAGAATGCTGGGGAATGGCGTTGGTTTTGCCCACGCGTTTACGAACGCCAAGCCATCACTTGCGTTTGGCTCGCCCCGACTCGCTTTTGCCAATCATCGAGATGCGGTGGCAAGGCGTGCTGGTCGAATCGGGATTCCGCTTCCATCGTAAACCCAGCAAGCTTGAGTTGTTGTTCGATCGCGTCGACGGAATTGCGAGCGAGGCTGTCACGCGTTTCATGGATCTCGACATAGATTGCCTCGACCGTTTCAAGTTCCGCTGCAATCTCCGTTAGCACCTGTTGTTCAGCACCTTCGATGTCGAGTTTCAAAAAACTGACGACCCTCCCTTTCAAGTAGGGTGACAAGCGTTTGCAGACCACTTGCACTTCTCCGCTTTGATTGGATGCCGCTAGCTCGCTGCGGTCACCCCAGGCGGGGTCGATCGAATTGCCACGTGCGTCCCCCTGTTTTGCGAGGTCGCCATACAAGGTGGTGTGGCCATTGTGATCAGCAAGCGCGGCGTTGACGCAGCGAACGCCAGGAATATCGTTCGCGTCAATGTTTTTTTGCAAAATATTGAAGGTGTGTGGATTGGGCTCGAAACAAAGTATTTCGCAACCGGGCCAGCGACGTTTCCATTCCAAAACGGATACACCTATGTTTGCTCCGCAATCGACAATGAACGGACGGTCGTGTTGGGGAGTAAAAAATGAAGGGAAGTCGTCGATTTGGCGGACCATCGACTCGGCCGCGTCACGATTTTG harbors:
- a CDS encoding glycosyltransferase family 9 protein produces the protein MQNDTTSKRGGPRILIGQLSPIGDAILTLPVACALRCEFPDAYIGWVVEKLAAPIVCGHPAIDAVVQLPQKWYRSAGAIRNATAKLRPHEFEIAIDCQGATKSALAGRISGAKQRIGYAGRYSNPIGRWMNNVRVEPAFRHLTDRSLELLTPLGIHSPDIRWDLPIPETAALWANRWRRSMKHPRLAVLNPGGTWRSKLWEVDRFASTAKYLRDRYQYKSVVVWGSESEKEMALRIVARSDDASRLAPDTDLYHLAALIRTANLYISGDTGPLHMAVAVGTPAIGLYGATRPGDSGPYGQIALQRAYERGSHQHRRRADNSAMRAIGVEHVCQAIDEMEARAAMGQRAAMGQRAA
- a CDS encoding FkbM family methyltransferase: MQLFETTGNIMLKFRGYKLFYQNRDAAESMVRQIDDFPSFFTPQHDRPFIVDCGANIGVSVLEWKRRWPGCEILCFEPNPHTFNILQKNIDANDIPGVRCVNAALADHNGHTTLYGDLAKQGDARGNSIDPAWGDRSELAASNQSGEVQVVCKRLSPYLKGRVVSFLKLDIEGAEQQVLTEIAAELETVEAIYVEIHETRDSLARNSVDAIEQQLKLAGFTMEAESRFDQHALPPHLDDWQKRVGASQTQVMAWRS